Proteins from a genomic interval of Streptomyces sp. Tu6071:
- a CDS encoding nucleotidyltransferase domain-containing protein, with protein MRNDELQAMAARLTEVDGIVAVALGGSRARGLHRPDSDYDLGLYYRGGLDTAALRALAGEGVEVSEPGGWGPWVNGGAWLTVGEDRVDWIYRDLDRVEAVWEGCREGRFETGFQPGHPLGFHSPAYVGEVAVCQVLADPTGALTALRTATRDYPPPLRAAVVENARWEAPFILAAARKGAKSADAAYVAGCLFRATGLLAHALHAHAGTYVLNEKGALHAAATLPTTPRGLTPRAQSLFTRLGTTPQTLHAALDDAEALVAEVMGVVGVVGA; from the coding sequence ATGCGAAACGACGAACTCCAGGCGATGGCCGCGCGGCTCACCGAGGTGGACGGCATCGTCGCCGTCGCGCTCGGCGGGAGCCGTGCCCGGGGCCTCCACCGCCCCGACTCCGACTACGACCTCGGCCTCTACTACCGCGGCGGTCTCGACACGGCAGCGCTGCGCGCGCTCGCCGGGGAGGGCGTCGAGGTGAGCGAGCCGGGCGGCTGGGGCCCCTGGGTGAACGGCGGGGCATGGCTCACGGTGGGCGAGGACAGGGTCGACTGGATCTACCGCGACCTGGACCGCGTGGAAGCGGTGTGGGAGGGCTGCCGCGAGGGCCGCTTCGAGACCGGTTTCCAGCCGGGGCACCCGCTGGGCTTCCACTCCCCCGCGTACGTGGGCGAGGTGGCCGTCTGCCAGGTGCTCGCCGACCCCACGGGCGCGCTGACGGCGCTGCGCACGGCGACCCGCGACTACCCGCCCCCGCTGCGCGCGGCGGTGGTGGAGAACGCCCGCTGGGAGGCCCCGTTCATCCTGGCCGCCGCCCGCAAGGGCGCGAAGAGCGCGGACGCGGCCTACGTGGCGGGCTGCCTCTTCCGCGCCACGGGCCTCCTCGCCCACGCCCTCCACGCCCACGCGGGCACGTACGTCCTCAACGAGAAGGGCGCCCTGCACGCGGCGGCGACCCTCCCCACGACCCCACGCGGTCTCACCCCCCGCGCCCAGTCCCTCTTCACCCGCCTCGGCACGACCCCGCAGACCCTGCACGCGGCGCTGGACGACGCGGAGGCGCTGGTGGCGGAGGTGATGGGGGTGGTGGGGGTGGTGGGGGCGTAG
- a CDS encoding aspartate aminotransferase family protein: MTLAERARRVIPGGVNSGQRSIPGFTDLVIARTRGSRFWDQHGREFTDYHAAFGPAVLGHNDPDVAAATAEANTTLALAGVGVTEAEVALAEELTALVPSLEKVLLTSTGSEATFHALRVARAATGRDLVVKFQGCYHGWHDAVSLNVISAPERVGTKDPTSTGILAPVLDATLVLPFNDPEAVRRVFAEHGRDIAAVILEPVPHNVGALLPTDTFLRTLREECTKAGTVLVFDEVITGFRHGLGGYQEICGITPDLTTLGKAIANGAPIGALGGRADLMDLFSTRPGGPAFFAGTYNGHPQVVAAALATLRKLREEPVHEHIYRLGARARDGLAALYRELDVPAVVTGFGSVFVTYFMDGPAPLTYDDLLANDAARFIGVRRALTEHGIFELPLNLKRSHVSYAHTDDDIDRLLEATAKAVRTVLAEGTPTDLAHTSTMGGAQR; encoded by the coding sequence ATGACGCTCGCCGAACGCGCCCGCCGGGTCATCCCCGGGGGTGTCAACAGCGGCCAGCGCAGCATCCCCGGCTTCACGGACCTCGTGATCGCCAGGACCCGGGGCTCGCGCTTCTGGGACCAGCACGGCCGGGAGTTCACCGACTACCACGCGGCCTTCGGGCCCGCCGTGCTCGGCCACAACGACCCCGACGTCGCGGCGGCGACCGCCGAGGCCAACACCACCCTCGCCCTCGCGGGCGTCGGCGTCACCGAGGCCGAGGTCGCCCTCGCCGAGGAACTCACCGCGCTCGTCCCCTCGCTGGAGAAGGTCCTCCTCACCAGCACCGGCAGCGAGGCCACCTTCCACGCCCTGCGCGTGGCCCGCGCCGCCACCGGGCGCGACCTCGTCGTCAAGTTCCAGGGCTGCTACCACGGCTGGCACGACGCCGTGAGCCTCAACGTCATCTCCGCCCCCGAGCGGGTCGGCACGAAGGACCCCACGTCGACCGGCATCCTCGCCCCCGTCCTCGACGCGACACTCGTCCTGCCCTTCAACGACCCCGAGGCGGTGCGCCGCGTCTTCGCCGAGCACGGCCGGGACATCGCCGCCGTCATCCTCGAACCCGTCCCGCACAACGTCGGCGCCCTCCTGCCCACCGACACCTTCCTGCGCACCCTGCGCGAGGAGTGCACGAAGGCCGGCACCGTCCTCGTCTTCGACGAGGTCATCACCGGCTTCCGGCACGGCCTCGGCGGCTACCAGGAGATCTGCGGGATCACCCCCGACCTCACGACCCTCGGCAAGGCCATCGCCAACGGCGCCCCCATCGGCGCGCTCGGCGGCCGGGCGGACCTCATGGACCTCTTCAGCACCCGCCCCGGCGGCCCCGCCTTCTTCGCCGGTACGTACAACGGGCACCCCCAGGTCGTCGCCGCCGCCCTCGCCACGCTGCGCAAACTGCGCGAGGAACCCGTCCACGAGCACATCTACCGCCTCGGCGCCCGCGCCCGCGACGGCCTCGCCGCGCTCTACCGCGAGCTGGACGTCCCCGCCGTCGTCACCGGCTTCGGCTCCGTCTTCGTCACGTACTTCATGGACGGCCCCGCACCGCTCACGTACGACGACCTCCTCGCCAACGACGCCGCGCGCTTCATCGGCGTGCGCCGCGCGCTCACCGAGCACGGGATCTTCGAGCTGCCGCTCAACCTCAAGCGCAGCCACGTCTCGTACGCGCACACCGACGACGACATCGACCGCCTCCTCGAAGCGACCGCGAAGGCCGTGCGCACCGTCCTCGCCGAAGGCACCCCCACCGACCTCGCTCACACCTCGACCATGGGCGGAGCCCAGCGCTGA
- a CDS encoding SDR family NAD(P)-dependent oxidoreductase gives MDRFDLTGRTALVTGAAGALGRAFALALAEAGADLLLVDLPGAEGLDETAHAVRAAGRAAALHPQDLARTEELPAFADRVRATAGPVHILVNNAGVAALERFNTITPASWRHVMRVNTDAVFFLSQRFAEHMIADGVPGRIINITSKNAHVAEAGLAHYNASKAAVDLLSKTLAIELAPHGITVNTLAPGMVDTPIDDAFPLAHEEFEAAYRARIPLGRYASPEECAGPLLLLASDAGAYVTGTHLLVDGGVLADQMPRTRFMPPYRSGLPTESAPPETP, from the coding sequence ATGGACCGATTCGACCTCACCGGGCGCACCGCGCTCGTCACCGGAGCCGCCGGCGCCCTCGGCCGCGCCTTCGCGCTCGCCCTCGCCGAGGCGGGCGCCGACCTCCTCCTCGTGGACCTGCCGGGTGCCGAGGGCCTCGACGAGACGGCGCACGCGGTACGGGCCGCGGGCCGTGCCGCCGCGCTCCACCCCCAGGACCTCGCGCGGACCGAGGAACTGCCCGCCTTCGCCGACCGGGTGCGCGCGACGGCCGGACCCGTGCACATCCTTGTCAACAACGCCGGGGTCGCCGCCCTCGAACGCTTCAACACCATCACCCCCGCGAGCTGGCGGCACGTCATGCGGGTCAACACGGACGCCGTCTTCTTCCTCTCCCAGCGCTTCGCCGAGCACATGATCGCCGACGGCGTCCCCGGCCGCATCATCAACATCACGTCGAAGAACGCCCACGTCGCCGAGGCGGGCCTCGCCCACTACAACGCCTCCAAGGCAGCCGTGGACCTCCTCAGCAAGACCCTCGCGATCGAACTCGCCCCGCACGGCATCACCGTCAACACCCTCGCCCCCGGCATGGTCGACACCCCCATCGACGACGCGTTCCCGCTCGCCCACGAGGAGTTCGAGGCCGCCTACCGCGCCCGCATCCCGCTCGGTCGCTACGCGAGCCCCGAGGAGTGCGCCGGCCCCCTGCTCCTCCTCGCCTCCGACGCGGGCGCGTACGTCACCGGCACCCACCTCCTCGTCGACGGCGGCGTCCTCGCCGACCAGATGCCCCGCACCCGCTTCATGCCGCCCTACCGCAGCGGCCTCCCCACCGAGAGCGCACCCCCGGAGACCCCATGA
- a CDS encoding IclR family transcriptional regulator, whose amino-acid sequence MQNSQQQSQGEAAVPAEQAKYWVKTVGRGAEILEALAAGGPGRGLSVTEVGKACGISKSAAFGILQTLRHYGLVADEGEGMNRRYRLGMALARLGDRARAQVSLRDVARPVLARLSEATGMAARVAVPEAGQAVVIDQVDRAVGPGLDLRMGTRELPHCSGLGKALLAALPEDEARALLATSGLPRRTSRTITDEPTLLAHLRDVRASGYALDDEEDADGIFCIGSVLRDHRGEPAGAISVTGLKLDLPSWRFQELGREVRDAAGEISGALGYVAGAAGR is encoded by the coding sequence ATGCAGAACAGTCAGCAGCAGAGTCAGGGTGAGGCGGCGGTACCGGCCGAACAGGCGAAGTACTGGGTGAAGACCGTGGGGCGCGGCGCGGAGATCCTGGAGGCGCTCGCCGCCGGGGGCCCCGGGCGGGGGCTGAGCGTCACGGAGGTGGGCAAGGCGTGCGGGATCTCCAAGAGCGCGGCCTTCGGCATCCTCCAGACGCTGCGGCACTACGGGCTGGTCGCCGACGAGGGCGAGGGGATGAACCGCCGCTACCGGCTCGGGATGGCGCTCGCGCGGCTCGGGGACCGGGCCAGGGCGCAGGTCTCGCTGCGGGACGTGGCCCGGCCGGTGCTCGCGCGGCTCTCCGAGGCGACGGGGATGGCGGCGCGGGTCGCGGTCCCCGAGGCGGGGCAGGCGGTCGTGATCGACCAGGTGGACCGGGCCGTGGGCCCCGGGCTCGACCTGCGCATGGGCACGCGGGAGCTGCCGCACTGCTCGGGGCTCGGGAAGGCGCTGCTCGCCGCGCTGCCCGAGGACGAGGCGCGGGCGCTGCTCGCCACGAGCGGGCTGCCGCGCAGGACCTCGCGCACGATCACCGACGAGCCGACCCTCCTCGCGCACCTGCGCGACGTCCGGGCCTCGGGGTACGCGCTGGACGACGAGGAGGACGCGGACGGCATCTTCTGCATCGGGAGCGTGCTCAGGGACCACCGGGGCGAGCCCGCGGGGGCGATCAGTGTCACGGGCCTCAAACTGGACCTGCCGAGCTGGCGGTTCCAGGAGCTGGGGCGGGAAGTGCGGGACGCCGCGGGGGAGATCAGCGGGGCGCTCGGGTACGTGGCGGGGGCGGCCGGGCGGTAG
- a CDS encoding response regulator yields MIRVLVVDDDFHVAEINTAYVSRVPGFTVVGSAHTAAQALGCLERTEVDLVLLDHYLPDETGVQLVRRLRLGGHDTDVIMVTAARDLATVRGAQRFGALQYLVKPFTFAGLRERLEGYAALRRAVDEGAARPEPGQEQIDRIFTGLRGGAGRPRPSLPKGHSTATAALIRTALTSGPAPLSAHEVAARTGIGRSTAQRYLKYLEHSGLVSLTLRYGDTGRPEHLYTWVAGAGRG; encoded by the coding sequence GTGATCCGGGTGCTCGTCGTGGACGACGACTTCCACGTGGCCGAGATCAACACCGCGTACGTGAGCCGCGTGCCCGGTTTCACGGTCGTGGGCAGCGCGCACACGGCCGCGCAGGCACTCGGGTGCCTGGAGCGCACGGAGGTCGATCTCGTCCTGCTCGACCACTACCTGCCCGACGAGACGGGCGTGCAGCTCGTGCGCAGGCTGCGGCTCGGCGGCCACGACACGGACGTCATCATGGTGACGGCCGCGCGTGATCTCGCGACGGTGCGGGGCGCGCAGCGCTTCGGCGCGCTCCAGTACCTCGTGAAGCCCTTCACCTTCGCGGGGCTGCGGGAACGCCTGGAGGGATACGCGGCCCTGCGCCGTGCCGTCGACGAGGGCGCCGCGCGCCCGGAGCCTGGCCAGGAGCAGATCGACCGGATCTTCACCGGGCTGCGCGGCGGTGCCGGGCGCCCGCGCCCGTCCCTGCCGAAGGGCCACTCGACGGCGACGGCGGCCCTCATCCGCACCGCCCTCACCAGCGGCCCCGCGCCGCTGTCCGCCCACGAGGTCGCGGCCAGGACCGGGATCGGCCGCTCGACGGCGCAGCGCTACCTCAAGTACCTGGAGCACTCGGGCCTGGTCTCGCTGACGCTCCGCTACGGGGACACGGGGCGGCCGGAGCACCTGTACACGTGGGTGGCGGGGGCGGGGCGCGGCTGA
- a CDS encoding amidohydrolase family protein encodes MSTTPPPAVSGPVVDVHSHLFRHSHDFDATFRAESARAHAGEVDLTVRYEDYAASTPPGTRTVVVGGKARRSGLWVDDAAVAAYVARHPEQLIGYLAIDPTQPGWREELRYGHQELGLRGIKIMPMYAGFDPADPEYDDLFGYAEEHGLPLLVHTGTTFVSQAPLEYAMPRHLDWVAIRHPELRMVLAHLSHPFEGECVAVIRKHPHVYADISALHYRPFQLWHSLRLVQDYGVWDKLLFGSDYPFTTVNDSIEGLRRIARVPGIPGLDPLDQDAVEALIHRPALDLLGLA; translated from the coding sequence GTGAGCACCACCCCGCCGCCGGCGGTCTCCGGCCCCGTCGTCGACGTCCACTCCCACCTGTTCCGCCACAGCCACGACTTCGACGCCACCTTCCGCGCCGAGTCCGCGCGCGCCCACGCGGGCGAGGTCGACCTGACCGTGCGGTACGAGGACTACGCGGCGAGCACCCCGCCCGGCACCCGCACCGTCGTCGTCGGCGGCAAGGCCCGCAGAAGCGGGCTGTGGGTGGACGACGCCGCCGTCGCCGCGTACGTCGCGCGACACCCCGAGCAGCTCATCGGCTACCTCGCGATCGACCCGACACAGCCCGGCTGGCGCGAGGAACTGCGGTACGGGCACCAGGAACTGGGCCTGCGCGGCATCAAGATCATGCCGATGTACGCGGGCTTCGACCCGGCCGACCCCGAGTACGACGACCTCTTCGGCTACGCCGAGGAGCACGGCCTCCCGCTCCTCGTCCACACCGGCACCACCTTCGTCTCGCAGGCCCCGCTCGAATACGCGATGCCCCGCCACCTCGACTGGGTCGCGATCCGCCACCCCGAGCTGCGCATGGTCCTCGCGCACCTCAGCCACCCCTTCGAGGGCGAGTGCGTCGCCGTCATCCGCAAGCACCCGCACGTGTACGCGGACATCAGCGCCCTGCACTACCGCCCCTTCCAGCTCTGGCACAGCCTGCGGCTCGTCCAGGACTACGGGGTCTGGGACAAGCTCCTCTTCGGCAGCGACTACCCCTTCACGACGGTCAACGACTCCATCGAGGGCCTGCGCCGCATCGCCCGCGTCCCGGGCATCCCGGGCCTGGACCCGCTCGACCAGGACGCCGTCGAAGCCCTCATCCACCGCCCGGCACTCGACCTGCTCGGCCTCGCCTGA
- a CDS encoding glycoside hydrolase family 6 protein, giving the protein MSVPASHTEEHPLNVRGPARPPTPRRRPRALGALAALALAAGTALVAVQPAAAATAARVDNPYAGATTYVNPDWSALAAAEPGGDAVADEPTFVWLDQIAAIEGDSEKRGLRAHLDTALDQGANLVQLVVYDLPGRDCAALASNGELDPTEIGRYESDYIDPIADILDDPAYANLRIVTLIEPDSLPNLVTNAGGTAGSTEACATMKANGNYEKGVGYALHTLGAIPNVYNYVDAAHHGWLGWDSNLVPAAQEFKKAATTSGATVNDVAGFIVNTANYSATTEPYLKITDSVNGQTVRQSKWLDWNQYADEQTFAQGLRTALIAQGFDSGIGMLIDTSRNGWGGSARPTAPSTATSVDAFVDGSRTDRRIHAGNWCNQSGAGLGERPAASPAAGIDAYVWAKPPGESDGSSKAIDNDEGKGFDRMCDPTYTGNGRNGNSMSGALADSPVAGHWFSAQFRQLLANAYPPVGNPGGGGDTRAPSVPAGLKVTGTTAASVSLSWSASTDDTAVTGYDVYRNGTKVTTTSATSYTDPGLKASTAYAYTVRAKDAAGNVSAASAAVTGTTAASGGGGGTGACAATWKANTWSGGFQADVTLKNTGDKPLTAWKATFTVPSGTVVTNAWSATVSVSGTTATAAHVDYNTDIPAGGSVSFGYQGTGTYAAPTAVTVNGQSCALS; this is encoded by the coding sequence ATGTCCGTACCGGCCTCCCACACCGAGGAGCACCCGTTGAACGTACGAGGACCCGCCCGACCCCCCACCCCCAGACGTCGCCCGCGTGCCCTCGGGGCACTCGCCGCCCTCGCCCTCGCCGCGGGGACCGCGCTCGTCGCCGTCCAGCCCGCGGCGGCCGCCACCGCCGCCCGGGTCGACAACCCCTACGCCGGCGCCACGACTTACGTGAACCCTGACTGGTCGGCGCTCGCCGCCGCCGAGCCCGGCGGGGACGCGGTGGCCGACGAGCCGACCTTCGTGTGGCTCGACCAGATCGCCGCGATCGAGGGCGACAGCGAGAAGCGCGGCCTGCGCGCGCACCTCGACACCGCACTCGACCAGGGCGCGAACCTCGTCCAGCTCGTCGTCTACGACCTCCCCGGCCGCGACTGCGCGGCGCTCGCCTCGAACGGCGAACTCGACCCCACCGAGATCGGCCGCTACGAGAGCGACTACATCGACCCGATCGCCGACATCCTCGACGACCCGGCCTACGCGAACCTGCGGATCGTCACCCTCATCGAGCCCGACTCGCTCCCCAACCTCGTCACCAACGCGGGCGGCACGGCGGGCTCGACGGAGGCGTGCGCCACGATGAAGGCGAACGGCAACTACGAGAAGGGCGTCGGGTACGCGCTGCACACCCTCGGCGCGATCCCCAACGTCTACAACTACGTGGACGCCGCCCACCACGGCTGGCTCGGCTGGGACAGCAACCTCGTACCGGCGGCGCAGGAGTTCAAGAAGGCCGCCACGACGAGCGGCGCGACCGTGAACGACGTCGCGGGCTTCATCGTCAACACCGCGAACTACTCGGCCACGACGGAGCCGTACCTCAAGATCACCGACTCCGTGAACGGGCAGACGGTACGCCAGTCGAAGTGGCTCGACTGGAACCAGTACGCCGACGAGCAGACCTTCGCGCAGGGCCTGCGCACCGCGCTGATCGCGCAGGGCTTCGACTCCGGCATCGGCATGCTGATCGACACCTCGCGCAACGGCTGGGGCGGCTCCGCGCGGCCCACCGCGCCCTCGACCGCGACATCGGTCGACGCCTTCGTGGACGGCTCGCGCACCGACCGCCGCATCCACGCGGGGAACTGGTGCAACCAGTCCGGGGCCGGGCTCGGTGAGCGGCCCGCCGCCTCGCCCGCCGCCGGGATCGACGCGTACGTGTGGGCGAAGCCGCCGGGCGAGTCGGACGGGTCGAGCAAGGCGATCGACAACGACGAGGGCAAGGGCTTCGACCGGATGTGCGACCCCACGTACACCGGCAACGGCCGCAACGGGAACAGCATGTCGGGCGCGCTCGCGGACTCCCCCGTGGCCGGGCACTGGTTCTCCGCCCAGTTCCGCCAGCTCCTCGCCAACGCCTACCCCCCGGTGGGGAACCCGGGCGGCGGCGGCGACACGCGGGCGCCGAGCGTCCCCGCCGGGCTGAAGGTCACGGGCACGACGGCCGCCTCGGTCTCGCTGAGCTGGTCCGCGTCCACCGACGACACGGCCGTGACGGGCTACGACGTCTACCGCAACGGCACGAAGGTGACGACGACGAGCGCCACGTCGTACACCGACCCGGGGCTGAAGGCGTCCACCGCGTACGCCTACACGGTCCGCGCCAAGGACGCGGCGGGCAACGTCTCGGCCGCGTCGGCCGCCGTCACGGGCACGACGGCGGCGAGCGGCGGCGGGGGCGGTACGGGCGCCTGCGCGGCCACCTGGAAGGCGAACACCTGGAGCGGCGGCTTCCAGGCGGACGTCACACTGAAGAACACCGGCGACAAGCCGCTGACCGCGTGGAAGGCGACCTTCACGGTCCCGTCCGGGACGGTCGTGACGAACGCATGGAGTGCGACGGTCTCCGTCTCGGGCACGACGGCGACCGCCGCGCACGTGGACTACAACACCGACATCCCCGCCGGGGGCAGCGTCTCCTTCGGCTACCAGGGAACGGGCACGTACGCGGCCCCGACCGCGGTGACGGTCAACGGGCAGAGCTGCGCGCTGAGCTGA
- a CDS encoding mandelate racemase/muconate lactonizing enzyme family protein, producing MLTVNTTRPAGPAGRITRVETLMLGTAWRDFAYVRLHTDEGLTGVGEITHPYRPRETCALTEAMGHRHLLGADPFDTEEIWLRMYQGDFLRGGDVGGIVVSGVDQALHDLMGKALGVPVYRLTGGATRDRVRVYANGWYTGEREPEIFAAKAKETVARGYTALKFDPFGAGLHHLEKAELRRSVDLVAAVREAVGPDVDLFVEGHARFGTGTARQLVDALAPYEPGWFEEPLPWTLIERYAELRARAPFPISGGEHFHNRHEYKQLFATRAVDIVQPDLSMAGGFTELRKIAAEADTHGMTVAPHNSNSPLCTTASVHAVLGITNFQILETFDGLLEPYVFDAVKGALPVVDGHIELPTAPGLGIELVDEVFEEHPPSHRFWNMFAEGWEKRNRT from the coding sequence ATGCTCACCGTGAACACCACCCGTCCCGCCGGGCCCGCCGGGCGCATCACCCGCGTCGAGACCCTCATGCTGGGCACCGCCTGGCGCGACTTCGCCTACGTCCGCCTCCACACCGACGAGGGCCTCACCGGCGTCGGCGAGATCACCCACCCCTACCGCCCCCGCGAGACCTGCGCCCTCACCGAGGCGATGGGCCACCGCCACCTCCTCGGCGCCGATCCCTTCGACACCGAGGAGATCTGGCTGCGCATGTACCAGGGCGACTTCCTGCGCGGCGGTGACGTCGGCGGGATCGTCGTCTCGGGCGTCGACCAGGCCCTGCACGACCTCATGGGCAAGGCGCTCGGCGTCCCCGTCTACCGCCTCACCGGCGGCGCGACCCGCGACCGCGTCCGCGTCTACGCCAACGGCTGGTACACCGGGGAGCGCGAGCCCGAGATCTTCGCCGCGAAGGCCAAGGAGACCGTCGCCCGCGGCTATACGGCACTCAAGTTCGACCCCTTCGGCGCCGGGCTCCATCACCTGGAGAAAGCCGAACTGCGCCGCAGCGTCGACCTCGTCGCCGCCGTGCGCGAGGCCGTCGGGCCCGACGTGGACCTCTTCGTCGAGGGCCACGCCCGCTTCGGCACCGGCACCGCGCGGCAACTCGTCGACGCGCTCGCCCCCTACGAGCCCGGCTGGTTCGAGGAGCCCCTGCCCTGGACCCTCATCGAGCGCTACGCCGAGCTGCGCGCACGCGCGCCCTTCCCGATCTCGGGCGGCGAGCACTTCCACAACCGCCACGAGTACAAGCAGCTCTTCGCGACCCGCGCCGTCGACATCGTCCAGCCCGACCTGAGCATGGCTGGCGGCTTCACCGAACTGCGCAAGATCGCCGCCGAGGCCGACACGCACGGCATGACCGTCGCCCCGCACAACTCCAACTCCCCGCTGTGCACGACCGCCTCCGTGCACGCCGTGCTCGGCATCACCAACTTCCAGATCCTGGAGACCTTCGACGGCCTCCTGGAGCCGTACGTCTTCGACGCGGTCAAGGGGGCCCTGCCCGTCGTGGACGGCCACATCGAGCTGCCCACCGCGCCGGGACTCGGCATCGAGCTGGTCGACGAGGTCTTCGAGGAGCACCCGCCCAGCCACCGCTTCTGGAACATGTTCGCGGAGGGCTGGGAGAAGAGGAACCGCACGTGA
- a CDS encoding GNAT family N-acetyltransferase yields MTTIHRTATEADEPALRALWAEVFGPAPVAALWALGEERHARTLVTTEDGRLVAALHYQPRPVRTAPGGAPARVACLGGVATLPQARGKGHVRRMLDLAVARMTEDDCAWSLLFTGTPRVYEGAGWTTYEAPAWEGPLTAPPRAPGGVRAATAADLPDLARLRTAYDTARPLTTVRTPADWHHRVPAWYPEATTTTLLTTDATGYLTFRAHTTPGTATVEELALADPADTPTLTRLLTAAAHEARLTGHHHARTHLPTTLTPSLPALLTTPHPAPRHTGMTRPLTATPAEIAATVGARGAAHWYGDSF; encoded by the coding sequence ATGACCACGATCCACCGCACCGCGACCGAGGCCGACGAACCCGCCCTCCGCGCCCTGTGGGCGGAGGTCTTCGGCCCCGCCCCCGTCGCGGCGCTGTGGGCACTCGGCGAGGAGCGGCACGCCCGTACCCTCGTCACCACCGAGGACGGCCGCCTCGTCGCCGCGCTCCACTACCAGCCGCGACCCGTGCGCACCGCGCCCGGGGGCGCGCCCGCCCGCGTCGCGTGCCTCGGCGGCGTCGCCACGCTGCCGCAGGCGCGCGGCAAGGGACACGTGCGCCGGATGCTCGACCTCGCCGTGGCCCGCATGACCGAGGACGACTGCGCCTGGTCCCTCCTCTTCACCGGCACGCCACGGGTCTACGAGGGCGCGGGCTGGACCACGTACGAGGCCCCCGCCTGGGAGGGCCCCCTCACCGCACCGCCCCGCGCGCCCGGCGGCGTCCGCGCGGCGACGGCGGCCGACCTCCCGGACCTCGCCCGGCTGCGCACCGCGTACGACACCGCCCGCCCCCTCACCACCGTCCGCACCCCCGCCGACTGGCACCACCGCGTCCCCGCCTGGTACCCGGAGGCCACCACCACGACCCTCCTGACCACCGACGCCACCGGCTACCTGACCTTCCGCGCGCACACGACCCCGGGCACCGCGACCGTCGAGGAACTGGCCCTCGCCGACCCCGCCGACACCCCCACCCTGACCCGCCTCCTCACCGCCGCCGCCCACGAGGCCCGCCTGACAGGCCACCACCACGCCCGCACCCACCTCCCCACCACCCTCACCCCATCCCTCCCCGCCCTCCTCACCACCCCCCACCCGGCCCCCCGCCACACCGGCATGACCCGCCCCCTCACGGCGACACCGGCCGAGATCGCGGCGACGGTGGGGGCGAGGGGAGCGGCGCACTGGTACGGGGACTCGTTCTGA